A genomic window from Algoriphagus sp. Y33 includes:
- a CDS encoding TonB-dependent receptor plug domain-containing protein — protein sequence MRNNIALNTVLRRGLLLLYLLVFYQLTVAQTLHGTVKDENQLPLPGALLQFEPLGRTLISGDKGEFGPLEVPKGISLHVKVTFLGYAPIETTITAGKAQHILQFSLQRSSLDLDEVTVTGKENQSGLGSSTEINRQAIAHVQPNSLRDVLQLLPGQLAINPSVNSPQQVLIRHVPVSSAGNTLAQLGTSLVMDGSPVSNDANLQYNVNILNSSPGSSPPFQSVSGQGTDLRQIPADQIERVEVIRGVASAKYGNATSGTILVETRIGAFEPQVRIRANPQAFQTGAGMGISIKPDRQAISLDLDFIDSKPDPRDVLNSFSRITATLGHELSGLLGGKLTWRSRLGLSSNVAAQRQDEGIDPAARSWKAQDQAIRLNNRLSYYPTSAWLERVEGTFSLDLNRQDAFYQEFITTNVGPRPVFLNDTTGAVPYGTARYLNETNVKGRATSYYHRIESTGHWKLSGESHRVLVGTEWRYDANRGPGRTFDLSRPPRQNYSAGDRPRSFSDTPGLNQVSWYAEDRFSFRFLGGSIFWQAGLRLDHYFLSGTSPQSLGSHLQPRINTNWSIIKEKLSLKAGYGILSKIPPLIYLSPGPRFIDLINFNYYAPEAEERLLIVTTNRIDLPNGEVKAFKSRKAELGLDGKLAGTAFSLTAFHETTADGPGYIREPYLAHRAKFEVLDYPLGSPPILSALPISYDTLFLGYDRPVNNQHLKNTGIEYTVDFPEITLLKTQINLTGAFVRTVSTSTGDQVDSDFIFRYTDTPHVPVYAGGTGTNATQWNTSIRLIHRIPSAGLVISSLIQALWIQADQPIGYSNLPIALLGRNGIQTPLSPTEAILPEYKNYERGIAESRLLKEQRPPLFLINLRLNKEFSPGRGFAFYVNNLPNHRPLYQSVRSETYSQRNITLFFGAELFFQLKSI from the coding sequence TTGCGCAACAATATTGCATTAAATACTGTGTTACGAAGAGGCCTACTCCTACTTTATCTCCTAGTCTTTTATCAACTCACTGTAGCCCAAACACTACATGGAACAGTGAAAGATGAAAATCAACTTCCTCTGCCGGGTGCCTTGCTTCAGTTTGAGCCATTGGGCAGAACCTTGATCAGTGGAGATAAAGGAGAATTCGGTCCCTTGGAAGTACCAAAAGGGATTTCACTTCATGTGAAAGTCACTTTCCTGGGGTACGCCCCCATAGAAACTACCATCACCGCAGGGAAAGCGCAGCATATCTTACAATTTTCCCTTCAGCGTAGCAGCTTGGATCTCGACGAAGTCACCGTCACAGGAAAGGAAAATCAATCCGGATTAGGAAGCAGCACAGAAATAAACCGCCAAGCCATAGCGCATGTACAGCCAAACAGTCTCCGGGACGTTCTTCAACTCCTGCCCGGTCAGCTGGCCATCAATCCCAGCGTAAATTCTCCCCAACAGGTATTGATCCGCCATGTTCCTGTCAGTTCCGCAGGCAACACACTTGCACAATTGGGAACTTCCCTTGTAATGGATGGTAGCCCAGTGTCCAATGACGCCAACCTTCAATATAATGTCAATATCCTTAACTCTTCTCCGGGTTCTAGTCCCCCATTCCAATCTGTATCGGGGCAAGGAACCGACCTTAGACAGATTCCTGCAGATCAGATTGAACGCGTAGAGGTAATACGTGGAGTGGCTTCTGCCAAATACGGCAATGCCACTTCAGGAACAATCTTGGTTGAAACCAGGATCGGAGCTTTTGAACCGCAGGTACGCATCCGGGCCAACCCTCAGGCATTTCAAACAGGCGCAGGAATGGGCATTTCCATCAAGCCGGACCGACAAGCCATCAGTCTGGATCTGGACTTCATAGACTCCAAACCCGACCCGAGGGATGTTTTAAACAGTTTTTCAAGGATAACAGCAACACTGGGACATGAATTGTCCGGATTACTCGGCGGGAAATTGACTTGGAGAAGCCGACTGGGGCTTAGCAGCAATGTGGCTGCACAAAGACAGGATGAAGGAATTGATCCTGCAGCCAGATCGTGGAAAGCACAGGATCAGGCAATCAGGCTTAATAACCGACTCAGCTATTATCCTACTTCAGCATGGCTGGAAAGAGTTGAGGGAACATTTTCGCTGGATCTGAATCGTCAGGATGCCTTCTATCAGGAATTTATCACAACCAATGTCGGTCCAAGGCCTGTTTTTCTGAATGATACTACCGGTGCTGTTCCTTATGGGACAGCACGATATCTAAATGAAACTAACGTAAAAGGCAGGGCAACAAGCTACTATCACAGAATAGAATCAACAGGCCATTGGAAACTGTCCGGAGAATCCCATCGGGTACTGGTAGGTACAGAATGGCGGTATGATGCCAACCGTGGGCCCGGAAGAACATTTGATCTGAGCCGCCCACCACGCCAAAACTACAGTGCCGGCGACCGACCGAGAAGTTTTAGCGACACCCCCGGATTGAATCAAGTCTCCTGGTATGCGGAAGACAGATTCTCTTTCAGGTTTTTAGGCGGTTCCATATTTTGGCAGGCAGGACTGCGTCTGGATCACTACTTTCTTTCAGGTACTTCTCCCCAATCTCTGGGTTCGCATTTACAGCCTAGAATAAATACCAACTGGTCTATTATCAAGGAAAAACTTTCTCTCAAAGCCGGCTATGGAATTCTTTCCAAAATCCCGCCCTTGATTTACCTCAGTCCGGGACCCCGGTTTATTGACTTGATCAATTTCAATTATTATGCTCCGGAGGCGGAAGAGCGGCTGCTGATAGTCACCACCAACAGAATAGATCTCCCCAATGGAGAAGTCAAAGCATTTAAAAGCCGAAAAGCTGAGCTCGGTTTAGACGGGAAATTAGCGGGAACCGCCTTTAGTCTGACTGCATTTCATGAGACTACTGCTGATGGACCGGGATATATCAGGGAACCTTATCTGGCTCACCGGGCCAAATTTGAGGTACTGGATTACCCACTGGGTTCGCCTCCCATATTAAGTGCCTTGCCCATTTCCTACGACACGCTCTTTCTTGGCTATGACAGGCCTGTCAATAATCAGCATTTGAAGAATACGGGAATTGAATACACAGTGGATTTTCCCGAAATCACCCTCTTGAAAACGCAGATAAATCTCACAGGAGCTTTTGTCCGGACGGTTTCTACCTCCACAGGCGATCAAGTGGATTCGGATTTTATATTCCGCTATACGGATACCCCGCATGTGCCCGTATATGCAGGCGGCACAGGTACTAACGCCACACAGTGGAATACCTCTATCCGGTTGATCCATCGCATTCCTTCTGCGGGATTGGTGATCTCCTCTCTGATACAGGCATTGTGGATACAGGCTGATCAGCCGATAGGCTATAGCAATCTACCCATTGCACTACTGGGTAGAAATGGAATCCAAACTCCCCTGTCTCCAACCGAGGCAATCCTTCCGGAATACAAAAACTATGAACGTGGAATAGCAGAAAGCCGGCTACTCAAAGAACAGAGGCCTCCTTTATTCCTGATCAATTTGCGTCTAAACAAGGAATTTTCGCCCGGCAGAGGATTCGCTTTCTATGTCAACAATCTACCGAATCACCGTCCTCTCTATCAAAGTGTCCGATCAGAAACCTATTCTCAGAGAAATATCACCCTGTTTTTCGGTGCTGAACTATTCTTCCAACTAAAATCCATATAA
- a CDS encoding transcriptional repressor: MLAVINDSEHVLSYSEIKGEIGKVCSRVTLYRVLERLEQEGVMYKIADVDGTFRFGSQSPKDNNTSYVHFSCVACRNVTKLKEDHVTFSSLSKHQVHFSQITMAGICPQFKKSTQT, from the coding sequence ATTTTAGCTGTGATTAATGATTCTGAGCATGTCCTATCCTATTCCGAGATTAAAGGCGAAATAGGGAAGGTATGCAGCAGGGTTACACTTTATCGGGTTCTTGAGCGGTTGGAACAAGAAGGGGTAATGTATAAGATAGCCGATGTTGATGGTACATTTCGCTTTGGTTCTCAGTCTCCAAAAGATAATAACACTAGCTATGTCCATTTTTCATGTGTTGCATGCAGGAACGTGACTAAACTGAAGGAGGATCACGTCACTTTCTCCAGTCTTTCAAAGCATCAAGTTCATTTTTCTCAGATTACTATGGCAGGAATTTGCCCGCAATTCAAGAAATCTACCCAAACATGA
- a CDS encoding MbnP family protein, with protein MKLYNNIFGVLAPMVLGLTLVILTSCSDDDPAPDLTKTGDFSIEFDTIVGEETFGMEPRQYTNARGEAFSIRTLRYFISNIKLYTASGEEYMVPQEESYFLIQAEDRDTRFTKVTAPEGDYTKISFVLGVDSLRNTMSVDQRPGVLSFDPDQGHGGGGMYWGWNSGYIFFKFEGNCDLISDDQQGDPTGNRQFKYHIGGFGGYSAPTLNNIKEITLDLNQGGIAQVREGLRSNVHLFVDVMNVFNGQHTFSIQEHPNVMFSDYSVNIANNFPGMFSHDHTENFSKGEEGL; from the coding sequence ATGAAATTATATAATAATATTTTTGGTGTGCTGGCTCCAATGGTATTGGGGCTAACGCTGGTTATCTTGACTTCTTGTAGTGATGATGATCCTGCGCCGGATTTAACAAAGACCGGTGATTTCTCCATTGAATTTGATACTATAGTCGGAGAGGAGACATTTGGTATGGAGCCGCGCCAATACACCAATGCAAGGGGAGAAGCGTTTTCCATCAGAACCCTCCGGTATTTTATCAGTAATATCAAGCTTTACACAGCGTCCGGGGAAGAATACATGGTTCCTCAGGAAGAAAGTTATTTTTTGATCCAGGCTGAGGATCGGGATACCCGTTTTACCAAAGTCACCGCTCCGGAAGGAGACTATACCAAAATATCATTTGTGCTGGGCGTGGATAGTTTGAGAAATACCATGTCCGTGGATCAGCGTCCGGGTGTATTGTCCTTTGATCCTGATCAAGGTCATGGGGGTGGAGGGATGTACTGGGGATGGAACAGCGGCTATATCTTTTTTAAATTTGAAGGGAACTGTGATTTGATCTCTGATGATCAGCAGGGGGATCCAACAGGAAACAGGCAGTTCAAATACCACATCGGCGGATTCGGCGGATACAGTGCCCCTACATTGAACAACATCAAAGAAATCACGCTGGATCTGAACCAGGGAGGCATCGCTCAAGTGCGGGAAGGATTGAGAAGTAATGTGCATCTCTTTGTGGATGTGATGAACGTGTTCAATGGGCAGCATACATTCAGTATTCAGGAGCATCCCAATGTGATGTTCAGTGACTACAGTGTCAACATTGCAAATAATTTCCCCGGAATGTTTTCCCATGACCATACAGAAAATTTCAGCAAAGGGGAGGAGGGACTTTAA
- a CDS encoding cytochrome-c peroxidase yields the protein MRSKSTFNRILHPLSLGVLLFISVSSCHSGEGEPEIFQGFVQPNHFPEASYDFSGNEVTKEGFELGKKLFFEPRLSRNNTIACGSCHIQTAAFTHHGHDVSHGIDDQLGIRNPMPIMNLAWGDEFFWDGGVFDLDLAAINAITNPVEMDENLPNVLKKLREHPEYPELFKKAFGTAEITDARFLKALSQYMLMAVSANSNYDKVKRNDSGAVFSDGQLAGYQVFQKNCATCHSEPLLTDRSYRNNGLAPNRVDDKGRYGVTLNEADSYKFKVPSLRNWQYTGPYMHDGRFLTLNRVIEHYRTGMVDSEFLDPVFRNDDGSIGVNMTDEEKNNLIEFLNTLNDRDFVTDPLLAEPVLNSTIIK from the coding sequence ATGAGAAGTAAATCGACGTTTAATCGGATTCTCCATCCTTTGTCCCTGGGTGTATTGTTGTTCATTTCAGTTTCCTCCTGTCACTCAGGGGAGGGGGAGCCAGAGATATTTCAAGGGTTTGTGCAGCCAAATCACTTTCCGGAAGCGTCGTATGATTTCTCCGGAAACGAAGTGACCAAGGAAGGGTTTGAATTGGGGAAAAAGCTCTTTTTTGAGCCAAGGCTCTCACGTAACAATACCATTGCATGTGGGAGTTGCCACATTCAGACTGCGGCTTTTACCCATCACGGGCATGACGTAAGCCACGGTATTGATGATCAGTTAGGCATCCGAAATCCCATGCCGATAATGAACCTCGCATGGGGAGACGAATTTTTCTGGGACGGAGGTGTCTTTGACCTGGATCTTGCAGCGATCAATGCCATCACCAACCCTGTGGAAATGGATGAAAATTTGCCCAATGTCCTTAAAAAGCTTCGTGAACACCCCGAATATCCAGAGCTTTTTAAAAAGGCCTTTGGGACGGCAGAAATTACAGATGCAAGGTTCTTGAAAGCATTGTCCCAATACATGCTGATGGCGGTGAGTGCGAATTCGAATTACGATAAAGTGAAAAGAAATGATTCGGGGGCTGTGTTTTCCGATGGACAGCTGGCAGGTTATCAGGTTTTTCAGAAAAACTGTGCAACCTGCCACAGCGAGCCCTTACTTACCGATAGAAGCTACCGAAACAATGGACTCGCACCTAACCGGGTAGATGATAAAGGGAGGTATGGGGTTACGCTGAATGAAGCTGACAGCTATAAGTTCAAGGTGCCTAGCCTGAGAAACTGGCAATACACCGGCCCATATATGCACGACGGTAGATTTCTGACGCTTAATCGGGTGATTGAGCACTACCGAACAGGCATGGTAGATTCGGAATTTCTGGATCCGGTATTCCGAAATGACGACGGATCTATTGGTGTCAATATGACCGATGAAGAAAAAAATAACCTGATAGAATTTCTTAACACATTAAATGACCGGGATTTTGTGACCGATCCACTGCTTGCAGAACCTGTTCTTAACAGCACTATAATAAAATGA
- a CDS encoding transporter — protein MKIKIFILLLVITIPLSALACDICGCGVGSYYLGILPDFSDKFVGVRYQSKLLTTHLGPSGNRTLLTSDETYRSIEVWGAWNFGSRWRIMAILPYNFNTRMIEQGSTKGYKEGLGDVVGILNYKLFESRVTTESSKFLAHSLWLGAGVKAPTGRYEAGEQVMSDSPNNFQLGSGSTDFLFNSAYDVRLMDLGVNVNASYKVNTENNFDYRYGNKFTGNFLVYYKFNIQDKIRISPNVGLLYETQPQDMLYNKYKVYQSGGDLLSNVMGVEMNIGSVSIGANYQIPISQNLANNRAVTGNRLMTHISFNLKKKEKMEERIFEL, from the coding sequence ATGAAAATTAAAATATTTATCCTATTGCTGGTGATCACCATACCCCTGAGTGCGCTAGCCTGTGACATCTGCGGATGTGGAGTAGGAAGTTATTACCTTGGAATTCTGCCGGATTTCAGCGATAAGTTCGTTGGCGTTCGCTATCAATCCAAATTACTCACAACCCATCTTGGTCCAAGCGGAAATCGGACGCTGCTCACTTCGGATGAGACATACAGGAGCATCGAAGTATGGGGAGCGTGGAACTTTGGCAGCAGGTGGAGAATTATGGCGATTCTACCTTATAATTTCAATACCCGCATGATCGAGCAGGGAAGCACCAAAGGCTATAAAGAAGGATTGGGTGATGTGGTTGGGATACTTAACTATAAGTTGTTTGAGTCACGGGTGACCACTGAGAGTTCGAAGTTTCTGGCGCATTCGCTATGGTTAGGGGCAGGAGTAAAAGCGCCTACGGGCAGATACGAAGCCGGCGAGCAGGTGATGTCTGATTCCCCCAATAATTTTCAGCTAGGATCAGGAAGTACTGATTTTTTATTCAATTCGGCTTACGATGTAAGACTGATGGACCTAGGGGTAAATGTAAATGCCAGTTACAAGGTAAACACGGAAAATAATTTTGATTATCGGTATGGTAACAAATTTACGGGGAATTTTCTGGTCTACTACAAATTTAACATTCAGGATAAGATCAGGATTTCACCTAATGTAGGATTGCTTTACGAAACACAGCCACAGGATATGCTATACAATAAATATAAGGTTTATCAGTCAGGAGGAGATTTGCTAAGTAATGTAATGGGGGTGGAGATGAACATTGGTTCCGTCTCTATTGGCGCAAATTACCAAATTCCCATTTCTCAAAATCTTGCCAATAATCGGGCTGTTACGGGGAACCGGTTAATGACGCATATTTCTTTTAACCTGAAGAAAAAAGAGAAAATGGAAGAGCGCATTTTCGAGTTATAA
- a CDS encoding acyl-CoA thioesterase, whose protein sequence is MTIEERINQSQTQLFKAVFPNTTNHYDTLFGGTAMHLMDEVAFITATRFSRQRMVTISSDKIDFTKPIPAGTIIELCGRVIHVGNTSLKVHVEIYIEQMYESGREKAVAGTFTFVAIDTGKKPVKINI, encoded by the coding sequence ATGACGATCGAAGAAAGAATCAACCAGTCCCAGACGCAGCTATTCAAAGCTGTTTTTCCCAATACCACAAATCATTACGATACGTTGTTTGGCGGGACTGCGATGCATTTGATGGATGAGGTGGCGTTTATCACTGCTACACGCTTTAGCAGACAGCGTATGGTTACGATCAGCAGTGACAAAATAGACTTTACCAAGCCAATACCTGCCGGTACAATCATAGAGCTTTGTGGGCGGGTAATCCATGTGGGCAACACTAGTTTGAAAGTTCATGTAGAGATTTATATCGAACAGATGTACGAGAGCGGCAGGGAAAAGGCGGTTGCGGGTACCTTTACCTTTGTGGCAATTGATACCGGGAAGAAGCCCGTGAAAATCAACATTTGA
- a CDS encoding glycosyltransferase translates to MKKLLGRVFCTLLVVNSLSIWVIGQQSYQFRHLTTKDGLSNSNVSAVLKDSYGFLWIGMESGLNRYDGYGFKSYSAELGLLPAKNEMERAEYATIRDQAVNVMFKQAVDTFDEILKSYDIHIERSMLPNLLCREATLCLQIGTPGFEFNRIDLSDNIRFIGALLPYLSENEDRKPWFDERIKRYKKIILVTQGTFEKDFTKLTEPTLQAFKDTDVLVIVATAGNGTKELREKYASENIIIENFIPFNDVMPFVHVFVTNGGYGGTLLSIHNQVPMVAAGVHEGKIEICSRIGYFNYGVNLGTETPDIEAIRNAVKEVLNNGLYKKNIARLNAEMAEYNAYELCEGYIAGLFGVQSTTSTARAY, encoded by the coding sequence ATGAAGAAGTTGTTAGGCCGTGTTTTCTGTACTTTATTAGTGGTTAATAGCCTTTCCATTTGGGTGATCGGACAGCAGTCCTATCAATTTCGGCACCTTACAACTAAAGACGGACTTTCCAACAGCAATGTCAGCGCTGTTTTAAAAGATAGTTATGGATTTTTATGGATTGGAATGGAGTCTGGACTAAACCGTTACGATGGTTATGGGTTTAAAAGCTACAGCGCTGAACTGGGGTTATTACCTGCAAAAAATGAGATGGAACGTGCAGAATATGCCACAATTCGCGACCAGGCTGTAAATGTAATGTTCAAACAGGCAGTAGACACATTTGACGAAATTCTTAAGTCCTATGACATTCATATCGAAAGATCGATGTTACCAAACTTGTTGTGTAGGGAAGCTACCTTATGTCTACAGATTGGTACACCAGGCTTTGAATTTAATCGTATTGATCTAAGTGATAATATACGATTTATCGGTGCGCTGCTTCCTTATTTATCAGAAAATGAAGATCGTAAACCATGGTTTGATGAACGAATTAAACGATATAAGAAAATTATCCTCGTAACGCAGGGTACTTTTGAAAAGGATTTTACGAAACTGACAGAACCCACCCTTCAGGCATTTAAGGATACCGACGTATTGGTCATCGTTGCAACCGCAGGCAACGGGACAAAAGAACTCAGGGAAAAATATGCGTCGGAAAATATTATTATTGAAAATTTCATTCCTTTTAATGATGTGATGCCCTTTGTGCACGTATTCGTTACCAACGGCGGCTACGGTGGGACTTTGTTAAGTATCCATAACCAGGTGCCGATGGTAGCTGCAGGCGTACATGAGGGTAAAATTGAAATCTGCAGCCGCATAGGTTATTTCAACTACGGCGTAAATCTTGGTACAGAAACTCCGGATATCGAGGCTATACGTAATGCCGTGAAAGAAGTATTGAATAACGGTTTATACAAAAAAAATATAGCTAGACTTAATGCAGAGATGGCAGAGTATAATGCTTATGAACTATGTGAAGGATACATTGCGGGGCTTTTTGGGGTGCAAAGTACAACCTCTACAGCTCGGGCGTACTGA
- a CDS encoding LacI family DNA-binding transcriptional regulator produces MSRKRVSLKDMANELGVSISTVSRALKDHYDISPELTEKVKNLAKAWNYRPNPFAVGLLKHRTKTIGVIVPDIVTHFFSSIISGIESGAKEQGYHIIISSSQESHIKSRESLQNLLDLRVDGLIVCLAQDTHDYSDFDLIQSSEVPLVFFDRVCRTTEFSSVVINNIEAARDLTVHLFENGYRAIAHIAGPENINISRERIMGYKKGLKECGLTFKPEFLVHCDLSIAQSALVAEQLMSQPEIPDAIFGVNDTVIFSAMKVLKSKGLKVPQDVGLVGFTDEFHATVVEPTLTAIAHPTFEIGREAVGLLLDEITSTIPKPAKQVVMKARLMVRESSNRK; encoded by the coding sequence ATGAGTAGGAAAAGAGTTTCTTTGAAGGACATGGCTAACGAACTGGGAGTTTCAATCTCCACAGTTTCAAGAGCATTGAAAGATCATTATGATATTAGCCCGGAGCTTACAGAAAAAGTAAAAAACTTGGCTAAAGCCTGGAATTACAGACCAAACCCATTCGCTGTTGGATTGCTCAAGCACCGAACAAAAACCATTGGGGTAATAGTCCCTGATATAGTCACCCATTTTTTTTCTTCTATAATCAGTGGCATAGAAAGCGGAGCAAAAGAACAAGGATATCATATAATTATATCTTCTTCTCAGGAGTCCCACATTAAATCCAGAGAAAGTCTACAAAATTTACTGGATTTAAGAGTGGACGGGTTGATCGTTTGCCTTGCTCAGGACACCCATGATTATTCTGATTTTGACCTGATCCAAAGCTCGGAAGTTCCACTGGTGTTCTTTGACAGAGTATGTAGGACAACTGAGTTTTCCTCGGTTGTCATCAACAACATTGAAGCAGCCCGAGACCTCACAGTTCATTTATTTGAAAATGGCTATCGTGCAATTGCCCATATTGCAGGACCCGAAAACATCAATATAAGCAGGGAACGAATAATGGGGTATAAAAAAGGATTGAAGGAATGTGGCTTAACTTTTAAACCTGAGTTTCTAGTACACTGTGATTTGAGTATAGCCCAATCAGCACTCGTAGCAGAGCAATTAATGTCCCAGCCCGAAATCCCCGATGCAATTTTTGGAGTAAACGATACAGTGATATTTTCTGCTATGAAAGTATTAAAAAGCAAGGGATTGAAGGTGCCTCAGGATGTAGGACTGGTTGGTTTTACGGATGAATTTCACGCAACTGTGGTGGAGCCCACCCTTACTGCCATTGCTCATCCGACTTTTGAAATAGGAAGAGAGGCTGTTGGATTACTTTTGGATGAAATCACTTCAACTATACCTAAGCCCGCAAAACAAGTGGTCATGAAAGCAAGGCTGATGGTGAGAGAATCCTCCAATAGAAAATGA